The genomic segment TATCCCCCTGCCTAATCTTATAATTAGCCTTCTTAACTTCCCCGTTAACCTCCACCAATCCCTCACTTATTAGGGTTTGGACATAGGACCGGGTTTTACCAATGGCCTCAGTCGCCCCAACATCAAGCCGGACTCCTTCTGACAATTCAAACTCATGAATTTCTTGATTCACAGGATCACTAGAATAGGTCTCCTGAGACTCTAGCCCTTCTAGCTCTTCATCTTCTAGTTCAAAATGGTTTTCCGTCATTCCGTTCTCCTACTCTTACGATCCTTGAGATACATGATGAGCATCAACAGCCCAACTCCGATCACGATCATACTATCTGCAAAATTAAATACAAAAGGCCAGATCTGAAAGTCCAAATAATCCACAACTTTTCCAATAACGACCCGATCATAAAAATTACCTAAAGCGCCGCCACCAATCATCCCTAACGCAAACCGTAGAACTTTCTCCTCCCTGGGAATCTTAAATTGGGCATAAATTATGCCAACTACAACCAATAACGCGGTAATAATAAAAATCCAAGTCTGGCCTGCCATTAATCCAAATGCCGCTCCTGGATTTAAGACATAAGTTATATGAAAGAAATTAGGGATAACTGCTAACGTTTCATTAGGATGTAAATTCCCTTGAATAAAGATTTTCAACACCCGATCGATTATCCAAATTCCAATAATGGTAAGCCAAATGAGCAATCCTTTACCCTCCCCACAGTTCTTTGAATTCATCTTAACACAATGCAACCCTGCGGGGCAATCCTTAAGTAGGTTAGCAGCTTTCATATCGTAGCTTGCATTAAGCAGTTATGTCCTTAGCTTAGTCTGCGAGCGTTCGTCCGAGCGTCTGTAACGTAACTCTGCTAGCAAATCACTCACGTTCTGCCATGCTGTTTATCGTAGTACACCGTATTTCCAAACCCCGGCTCCACCTCAACTTCGAGGCTTTCGATATCATCTACTGCACCGATCACTTCATCAGCATCTTCATACATTTCATTAGGATCACTAATGTCTCGATTCGTGCCTAGATCCTGAGGAGAATCTGCTGTTCCATAACGAGCGACCGCTTGCCAAGAATCTTCGCTATCAAACTCGACGCGATCTGTTGCATCATTAAAGGTCCGCGAAAACGGACGATTGAGGATTTCATCTTCCACAGGTTCCCGATGCAGTGAGTGTTGTTCTTCTTTTTCTTCTAAACGACTGCAATCTTTACAAACTGTGGTATAGGGAAGAGCTTCAAGTCGCTCCAGCGGAATCGTTTTCCCACAGTGTTCACAGATTCCGTAGCTTCCCTCTTCCCACCGTTGCAAGGCTGAATCAATGGCATGAACTTGATGCATATAGCGATCATGAATGGCTACGTCCCGTGAACGTTCGTATACCTCTGTCGCAATATCTGCTGGATGATTATCGATTAAAGAAAGTTCTCCTATCGATTCGCGCATATCTCCAGTGATTAGTTCTGTTGCATTTTTAAGCGTTTCCTTTTTATCCTGTTTTAGTTGTTCAATCAGTTTCGCATATTTTTGATTTTCCATTTGCTCTTCACTCTCCCTAATATCCATTATGGGCATTCACGACTTTTACGAGTTCAGCGATGAACCCCCCAATCACAGGCAGATTTAAAAAGACGAGACGTCGCAAGACAATAAGGGCTATACCTGCGAGAATTGATGCCCCGATGGCTATTCCTAAGCCCCGCACTAAACCAGAAGCGAAGTTAATCAAGAGCATACGTCGAGGATTATTTAAGTAAGAAATGTATTCTGAGAGGTTCATTTTCTCGAGAACCTGGGCTAATTCAGTGACTTGATTTTTAAATAGCGGCCAATCTGCGGGTTTCGTGCTTTCTGTCTTTTTTTCTTGATCCTCAGAATTTGGCAAGCAGGATCACCTCTAATTTACACTTGACTCATTTGATATCATTGTTTCCAAACCGTTTCAAATTTACACCCATAAAAAAGAGTACCTCAACGCAAGTTGAGATACCCATTCAAATTTACTTAAATACTTTAATTCGTCCCTCTAAAGGTAAAGATTGTTTTTCTCCTGCCGGAGCAGTCGGTTTACCAAAAGGCATTTGTCCCAAAAGTTTCCAATCGTTTGGAATATCCCACGTCTTTTGAACTTCAGCATCAATCAGTGGATTATAATGTTGCAAAGAAGCACCCAAACCCTCTTCCTCTAAGGCTGTCCAAACAATATATTGAAGGAGTCCCGCAGATTCAAGAGACCAGATTGGGAAATTATCTGCATAAAGAGCGAACTTTTCTTGGAGTCCTTTAACAACACTTTGATCCTCAAAGAATAAAACAGTTCCATAGCCATCACGGAAGGACTTTATTTTATTTTCTGTGGATTCAAAATTTCCAACGGGAGCGATCTTTCTCAAGGTCT from the Desulfitobacterium metallireducens DSM 15288 genome contains:
- a CDS encoding DUF5665 domain-containing protein encodes the protein MPNSEDQEKKTESTKPADWPLFKNQVTELAQVLEKMNLSEYISYLNNPRRMLLINFASGLVRGLGIAIGASILAGIALIVLRRLVFLNLPVIGGFIAELVKVVNAHNGY
- the lspA gene encoding signal peptidase II, whose product is MLIWLTIIGIWIIDRVLKIFIQGNLHPNETLAVIPNFFHITYVLNPGAAFGLMAGQTWIFIITALLVVVGIIYAQFKIPREEKVLRFALGMIGGGALGNFYDRVVIGKVVDYLDFQIWPFVFNFADSMIVIGVGLLMLIMYLKDRKSRRTE
- a CDS encoding nitroreductase family protein; translation: MSKEFMTAVKDRRTYYALSKESPISDARIQEIIEQAAEYAPTAFNSQGGRMVLLLGEQHDKLWDITMETLRKIAPVGNFESTENKIKSFRDGYGTVLFFEDQSVVKGLQEKFALYADNFPIWSLESAGLLQYIVWTALEEEGLGASLQHYNPLIDAEVQKTWDIPNDWKLLGQMPFGKPTAPAGEKQSLPLEGRIKVFK
- a CDS encoding TraR/DksA C4-type zinc finger protein — encoded protein: MENQKYAKLIEQLKQDKKETLKNATELITGDMRESIGELSLIDNHPADIATEVYERSRDVAIHDRYMHQVHAIDSALQRWEEGSYGICEHCGKTIPLERLEALPYTTVCKDCSRLEEKEEQHSLHREPVEDEILNRPFSRTFNDATDRVEFDSEDSWQAVARYGTADSPQDLGTNRDISDPNEMYEDADEVIGAVDDIESLEVEVEPGFGNTVYYDKQHGRT